In one window of Paraflavitalea soli DNA:
- a CDS encoding DUF6580 family putative transport protein: MSLKKFNPRMLVLLAIMLLAAVLRIVLTKEAKMAPLATFTPLGAMALFGGAYFSKSYKAYLFPLLTLWMSDIILNRFVYYGEWRFFYEGFYWTYGSFALIAFAGQWIIRKVTVTNVVLASFVAVLIHWIGTSPGCFVIAESMYPKTWSGYFTSLVAAIPYEWNFLVGTLAYSGIFFGAFELLQRRFTSLRLINGHA, from the coding sequence AGAAATTCAATCCCCGTATGTTGGTACTGCTGGCTATTATGCTGCTGGCAGCTGTGTTGAGAATAGTGCTGACGAAGGAAGCCAAAATGGCGCCCCTGGCCACCTTTACCCCGCTGGGCGCCATGGCCCTGTTTGGAGGTGCTTATTTCAGCAAAAGCTACAAGGCCTACCTGTTTCCTTTGTTGACATTATGGATGAGTGATATCATTCTCAACAGGTTTGTGTATTATGGTGAATGGCGTTTCTTCTATGAAGGTTTTTACTGGACCTATGGCTCATTTGCCCTGATCGCATTTGCCGGTCAGTGGATCATCCGGAAAGTAACGGTTACCAATGTGGTACTGGCTTCTTTTGTAGCCGTACTCATTCACTGGATCGGTACCAGCCCCGGTTGTTTTGTGATCGCAGAATCCATGTATCCCAAAACCTGGAGCGGCTATTTTACCAGCCTGGTAGCAGCCATTCCTTATGAGTGGAATTTCCTGGTGGGCACCCTGGCCTACAGCGGCATATTCTTTGGCGCCTTTGAGTTGCTGCAAAGAAGGTTTACTTCATTACGACTTATCAACGGACACGCTTAA
- a CDS encoding adenosylcobinamide-GDP ribazoletransferase: protein MKKEIRIFFTALMFLTRLPVPKFTDHSQEYLEKSARYFPLVGWIVALISGLSFLVFNKYVSEDIAILASIIAGIFTTGAFHEDGFADVCDAFGGGWTKEKILMIMKDSRLGTYGVTGLIGILAAKFLLLKELPKFTPDLTDPSLNIFLNYKNFLLVLVAAHAISRLMGVLTICFFDYVTDPDTSKSKPVTSSKPSRVTVLLAIVFALLPFVFLSWHFALAIIPVLFIAWRLALYFKKWIGGYTGDCLGAMQQVSELTFYLGVLIVWRYVI, encoded by the coding sequence ATGAAGAAAGAAATACGCATCTTCTTTACAGCTTTAATGTTCCTTACGCGCCTGCCAGTACCTAAGTTTACCGATCACTCGCAGGAGTACCTGGAGAAATCGGCCCGGTACTTTCCCCTCGTAGGCTGGATCGTAGCGCTCATCAGCGGCCTTAGCTTCCTGGTATTTAATAAATATGTGAGTGAGGATATTGCCATCCTGGCTTCTATCATCGCGGGCATCTTTACCACTGGCGCTTTTCATGAAGATGGCTTTGCTGATGTATGCGATGCGTTTGGCGGTGGCTGGACAAAAGAGAAGATATTAATGATCATGAAGGACAGCCGCTTGGGCACCTATGGTGTGACTGGACTTATCGGCATACTGGCTGCCAAATTCCTGTTGCTGAAAGAACTGCCCAAGTTTACCCCCGACCTTACTGACCCTTCCCTCAATATCTTTCTCAATTACAAGAACTTTCTGCTGGTACTGGTAGCGGCGCATGCCATCAGCCGGTTGATGGGTGTACTGACCATTTGCTTTTTTGATTATGTTACCGACCCCGATACCAGCAAATCGAAACCGGTAACCAGCAGTAAGCCATCCCGGGTGACTGTATTGCTTGCCATTGTATTTGCCCTGCTTCCTTTTGTTTTCTTAAGCTGGCATTTTGCACTGGCCATTATCCCGGTATTGTTCATCGCGTGGCGCCTGGCCCTGTATTTTAAGAAATGGATCGGCGGTTATACGGGCGAT
- the cobT gene encoding nicotinate-nucleotide--dimethylbenzimidazole phosphoribosyltransferase, which translates to MITNTTTASLQADLQHKINNKTKPPGSLGLLEDIALQVGLIQETTSPMIAQPYMVIFAGDHGIAKTGLVNPYPQAVTAQMVLNFLNGGAAINVFCRQHHITLQVVDAGVNFDLIPASTQLRVKDGDIFINAKMEYGTGNYLEGPAMSEAAALAAIEKGKAIVKTIADRGTNCIGFGEMGIGNTSSASLIMSAVTGISVAECVGRGTGANNEQLQTKINTLEQVYVFHRLQQLSDQPIRLLATVGGFEIAMMTGAYLQAAAQKMVIVVDGFIATAALLLAKQLNPSILSYCIFAHTSGEHGHEKMLQHLQASTLLHLGLRLGEGTGAALAIPLIQSAVNFLQEMASFESAGVSNKE; encoded by the coding sequence ATGATAACAAATACTACTACCGCCTCCCTGCAGGCCGACCTGCAACACAAGATCAACAACAAAACAAAGCCGCCGGGCTCACTGGGCCTGCTGGAAGACATTGCGCTGCAAGTGGGATTGATACAGGAAACCACTTCGCCCATGATCGCCCAGCCCTATATGGTGATCTTTGCCGGCGATCACGGCATTGCCAAAACAGGACTGGTAAACCCCTATCCGCAGGCAGTGACTGCCCAGATGGTGTTGAACTTCCTGAATGGCGGCGCGGCCATCAATGTGTTTTGCCGGCAGCACCATATCACCTTACAGGTGGTAGACGCCGGGGTGAACTTTGACCTGATACCTGCTTCTACACAGCTGCGGGTGAAAGACGGCGATATTTTCATCAATGCAAAGATGGAATATGGTACCGGTAATTACCTGGAAGGGCCGGCGATGAGTGAGGCTGCAGCACTGGCAGCAATAGAGAAAGGGAAAGCCATTGTAAAAACAATTGCCGACAGGGGCACCAATTGCATTGGCTTTGGCGAAATGGGCATCGGCAATACTTCGTCGGCCTCTTTGATCATGAGCGCGGTGACGGGTATTTCCGTGGCAGAATGTGTGGGCCGGGGAACAGGCGCCAACAATGAACAGCTACAAACCAAAATAAATACGCTGGAGCAGGTGTATGTCTTTCATCGGCTACAGCAGCTTAGCGATCAGCCGATCAGGTTACTTGCTACGGTAGGCGGTTTCGAGATCGCCATGATGACAGGAGCTTATTTACAGGCTGCTGCGCAAAAAATGGTGATCGTAGTGGATGGATTTATCGCTACGGCAGCCCTGCTGCTGGCAAAGCAGCTTAATCCGTCCATCCTGTCCTATTGCATCTTTGCGCATACGAGCGGAGAGCATGGTCATGAAAAAATGCTGCAACACCTGCAGGCCAGCACCTTGCTGCACCTGGGTTTGCGATTGGGAGAGGGAACGGGCGCTGCGCTGGCCATTCCTTTGATACAGTCTGCTGTTAATTTCCTGCAGGAAATGGCTTCCTTTGAATCCGCCGGGGTCTCTAATAAAGAATAG
- a CDS encoding cysteine-rich CWC family protein, translated as MCKHEQKSCPRCQQAFECKVGDVLQCQCFGISFSEEEKAFIEGRYSDCLCRNCLLELKQSPVLFTEKFSLDANK; from the coding sequence ATGTGCAAGCATGAACAAAAAAGCTGCCCCCGGTGTCAGCAGGCATTTGAATGTAAAGTAGGTGATGTACTCCAGTGTCAATGCTTTGGGATCAGCTTCAGCGAAGAAGAAAAAGCTTTTATTGAAGGGCGGTACAGCGATTGCCTGTGCAGGAATTGTTTACTGGAGCTGAAACAAAGCCCCGTTTTATTTACAGAGAAATTTTCATTGGATGCCAATAAATGA
- a CDS encoding ABC transporter substrate-binding protein, which translates to MVACSFLPAATQMIYDMNLQHLLHGITFECPPAALAEKSKVVRCVLEGKHYSSIEIDRIFSASKAQGKSLYYVDEELLQSIQPDVIFTQDVCEVCQIDTACTATAVAKLDKQPQLVPLTPNTLQDVFGTAITIASAMGQEEAAYPYLAALQKRIDTIIDTLRAHKAPPKRVMVMEWVEPIYNCGHWIPYQIAYAGGIDMLSNPGGDSIVTPWEKIVRYNPEVLVIAPCGFTIERTAEELHLLTNKPEWAQLTAVQQEAVYIADYDLFTQPSASTLTDGIEILASMFHPTLFTVPAHLQHKCTSLFKTNAHVQA; encoded by the coding sequence ATGGTCGCCTGTTCCTTTCTTCCCGCTGCTACGCAAATGATCTATGATATGAACCTGCAACACCTGTTGCACGGCATCACCTTCGAATGCCCGCCCGCAGCCCTGGCCGAAAAAAGCAAGGTAGTACGCTGTGTACTGGAAGGCAAGCATTACAGCAGTATCGAGATCGACCGGATCTTTTCGGCTTCCAAGGCGCAAGGCAAAAGCCTGTACTATGTGGATGAGGAATTACTGCAATCCATCCAGCCCGATGTGATCTTTACCCAGGATGTATGCGAAGTATGCCAGATAGATACGGCCTGCACAGCAACTGCCGTGGCCAAACTGGATAAGCAGCCGCAGTTGGTACCCCTCACCCCCAATACCCTGCAGGACGTGTTTGGCACGGCCATCACTATTGCCAGCGCCATGGGGCAGGAGGAAGCAGCCTATCCTTACCTGGCAGCCCTGCAAAAAAGAATAGATACCATTATCGATACCTTAAGAGCGCACAAAGCACCGCCCAAAAGAGTAATGGTGATGGAGTGGGTAGAGCCCATTTACAATTGCGGCCACTGGATACCTTACCAGATAGCGTATGCCGGCGGCATCGATATGCTGTCCAACCCAGGTGGCGACAGTATTGTAACGCCCTGGGAAAAGATCGTGCGATACAATCCTGAAGTATTGGTGATAGCACCCTGTGGATTTACTATTGAACGTACGGCCGAAGAATTGCACCTGCTCACCAATAAACCTGAATGGGCCCAATTGACAGCGGTACAACAGGAAGCGGTCTATATAGCCGATTATGACCTGTTTACCCAGCCCAGCGCCAGCACGCTTACCGATGGCATTGAAATACTGGCATCGATGTTCCACCCCACCCTCTTTACCGTGCCTGCGCATTTACAACACAAGTGTACTTCGCTTTTTAAAACAAACGCCCATGTGCAAGCATGA
- a CDS encoding adenine nucleotide alpha hydrolase, with protein MQHKAYMNWSGGKDSSLCLHKILQDERYSVDSLLTSVNAAHDRISMHGVRRELLNEQARSIGLPLHTIELPEQPGMQEYEQAMMQQVTALKAAGYTNAVFGDIFLEDLKIYREQKLATADIRCVFPLWKIPTQHLMNEFLALGFKAIIVCVNEKFLDRSFCGRLINDSFVRDLPPGVDVCGENGEYHSFVFDGPIFNYPIPYTKGEIVYRHYGAPQTSDNSCNPMDQPSTYGFYFCDLLKP; from the coding sequence ATGCAGCACAAAGCATACATGAACTGGAGCGGCGGAAAGGATTCTTCCCTATGCCTGCATAAGATACTACAGGATGAGCGCTATAGCGTTGACAGCCTGCTCACGAGCGTCAATGCCGCGCATGACCGCATCTCCATGCATGGGGTGCGCCGGGAACTGCTCAATGAACAGGCCAGGTCGATCGGACTGCCCCTGCACACCATAGAATTGCCGGAACAACCTGGCATGCAGGAATATGAACAGGCCATGATGCAGCAGGTAACAGCGCTGAAAGCAGCAGGCTACACCAACGCGGTATTTGGCGATATCTTCCTGGAAGACCTGAAAATATACCGGGAACAAAAGCTGGCCACTGCCGACATACGATGTGTGTTTCCTTTATGGAAGATACCTACGCAGCACCTGATGAACGAGTTCCTGGCACTGGGCTTCAAAGCGATCATTGTTTGTGTGAATGAAAAGTTCCTCGACAGGAGTTTTTGCGGCCGGCTGATCAATGACTCGTTTGTACGCGACCTGCCGCCGGGTGTAGATGTTTGTGGAGAGAACGGCGAATATCATTCCTTTGTATTTGACGGGCCTATTTTCAACTACCCCATCCCTTATACAAAAGGAGAGATCGTGTACAGGCATTATGGAGCACCGCAAACAAGCGACAACTCCTGCAACCCTATGGATCAGCCCTCCACCTATGGATTTTATTTTTGTGATCTATTAAAGCCATGA
- a CDS encoding bifunctional adenosylcobinamide kinase/adenosylcobinamide-phosphate guanylyltransferase: MPINDQQPGIIFITGGARSGKSRYAQDLALQLSSSPTYVATARQWDGDFQQRIKRHQDDRDERWTSVEQEKYISQLDLNDKVAVIDCVTLWLTNFFIDNKYDIDLCLAECKLEIQQLLEQTGTFIIISNEIGMGVHAETDIGRKFTDLQGWVNQYIAAEAHKVVFMVSGIPMVIKNVNNQ; the protein is encoded by the coding sequence ATGCCAATAAATGATCAACAGCCCGGTATCATTTTCATTACCGGAGGAGCCCGTAGTGGTAAAAGTCGTTACGCCCAGGACCTGGCCCTGCAATTGAGCTCCTCACCCACCTATGTGGCCACAGCCCGCCAATGGGATGGTGATTTTCAGCAACGCATCAAACGGCACCAGGATGACCGGGATGAACGCTGGACTTCGGTGGAACAGGAAAAATACATCAGCCAGCTCGACCTCAATGACAAAGTAGCTGTAATAGACTGTGTAACGCTATGGCTCACCAACTTCTTTATCGACAACAAATACGATATTGATCTTTGCCTGGCCGAATGCAAGCTGGAGATCCAGCAGTTGTTGGAGCAAACAGGCACCTTTATTATCATCAGCAATGAGATCGGCATGGGTGTACATGCGGAAACGGATATAGGCCGCAAGTTTACGGACCTGCAAGGCTGGGTAAACCAGTATATTGCAGCCGAAGCGCATAAGGTAGTATTTATGGTGAGCGGCATACCGATGGTGATCAAGAACGTGAATAATCAATAA